In a single window of the Ooceraea biroi isolate clonal line C1 chromosome 8, Obir_v5.4, whole genome shotgun sequence genome:
- the LOC105280708 gene encoding serine-rich adhesin for platelets isoform X3, which translates to MSSSKGPTSPSSGPVVLCGHLKKLKTLKKKFFVLRGEAPGCLACLEYYDTKKKFDNKQLPKRSILLHSCFNINKRGDTKHKHVIALYTKDECFCLILESEKDLDDWLKAMLRLQSGDVPDGEQPRPTFEHVWQVTMQRKGLGARKNIHGPYRLCLTDQTLSLVKIGAQDNSDSIEFSLNYIRRCGFADDIFYIEVGRSAVTGDGEFWMAVEDNNIALNMYDVITTAMRNSKSNKDEVGPRQRMRSSSANEASKPISVLQRRHTGQKLHGFSPLEEQKTHKEQVEPLQEQTVTSSAPTQCSQSRSTSSANTVTAVAGTGAWTTGIATTNANSAAGTARRRHSVASHPHSVNNSQSTHATTTATNTAMTVTTTATTTTTTTTTTITATTTTTSTITATITATVTATITTTTTATISHQRTLSLPLAAVIINQTQPSKRSVLRCATGRDRCDSLPSRARTTSEGQPTAVILSHSRGTHIMSHVPRPHSMCGRGLSPPIASMPISPASDVCSSDSAGSSPSMDDCGDNIMEEGTVSRYGHSLTPDEPVILDKKGDDYALWSTSHPHLKYSLNFKSHSPSQSSYGEMYSPCGSSPGRGGAYMPMSPGTTVHSHSRGSSLVEESNVDGYVPMAPVGDDGYVDMDPVNSHNGHFPDDISQNDGSSCSVTSGTPSTDLRFSEYHLDKVTSFLAPGEDLQARPTRAYSVGSRPEQANRHRKNRLDITPQDSNRVRAFSVGSRSKRPEIGRLAGVITAPLPVGSDSSNSNKSNSAPLLSSSWGHNSGCSGASDRMEDLMELDFTRPSIPTTLSSPPSSCSQSQSQSQSYSTATDTSSYVDMSPGQPPVSTTAPYVDMSGINKINRNNNNNTITANHNHSHMHIPLAFAHKPVITTLKPVEEAEGPYMKMDGGMMEDWTHSKASPKQVSSPMQEDTCQTNGPPGSTRTAPVDLPQPRRPPEGYVEMSFKARPSLEQDYINMSMGVNNRNNRKTRTASHKDKSRSQPIAIQAGGKPSKTPSFLPLNVSPTSESLVSTPASPPRTTPTGSSATIFPFSLNSPQSPVKPFTNQKKSNDVVNDDVDDDVDDDVDDDDNEEEEEEEEMIENDIDVNISKRNENNDYAVMEPKRIRAPCSIPRTTETNDLLSKTSKRENEKLSNPVNRNITRLASNSLSTQERGRSVNLITPLTKKFSDLTISKPRLVTASPNTSPTLTGFKPSVVQHPKSSSPKFIDETPTSTPTSTPTPTPSPLDSEGYEKLQPGATILHYASLDLPELGNPAPVSPASTQEGFTYAEIDFARLKRN; encoded by the exons ATGTCCTCGAGTAAGGGCCCGACGTCGCCGTCGAGCGGACCCGTGGTCCTCTGCGGCCATCTGAAGAAGCTCAAGACCCTGAAGAAAAAGTTCTTTGTGCTGCGCGGCGAGGCGCCTGGCTGCCTCGCCTGTCTCGAATACTACGACACCAAGAAGAAATTTGACAACAAACAGCTGCCGAAACGCAGTATACTGTTGCACAGCTGCTTCAACATCAACAAGCGCGGCGACACCAAGCACAAACACGTGATTGCGCTCTACACCAAGGACGAGTGCTTCTGCCTGATCCTCGAGAGTGAGAAGGACCTGGACGACTGGCTGAAGGCAATGCTGCGACTCCAGAGCGGGGACGTGCCCGACGGTGAACAACCGCGTCCTACATTTG AGCACGTGTGGCAAGTTACGATGCAGAGAAAGGGGCTGGGGGCACGAAAGAACATTCATGGACCCTACAGATTATGCCTCACCGATCAAACCTTGAGTTTAGTGAAGATTGGAGCACAGGATAATTCCGACTCTATCGAATTTTCT CTAAATTACATCAGACGATGTGGATTCGCGgatgatatattttacatagaaGTCGGCCGATCCGCCGTAACGGGGGACGGTGAATTTTGGATGGCAGTCGAAGACAACAATATCGCGCTTAACATGTACGACGTGATAACGACTGCGATGAGGAATTCCAAGAGCAACAAGGATGAAGTGGGACCTCGTCAGAGGATGCGCAGTTCCTCGGCGAACGAAGCCAGCAAGCCGATATCCGTTCTCCAACGACGACACACCGGTCAAAAGCTTCACGGGTTCTCGCCCCTGG AGGAACAGAAGACACACAAGGAACAAGTGGAACCATTGCAAGAACAGACCGTTACTTCCTCTGCTCCCACACAGTGTAGTCAATCTCGGAGTACCTCCTCCGCCAATACAGTCACGG CTGTTGCTGGTACCGGGGCTTGGACTACTGGGATTGCCACGACTAATGCCAACAGTGCCGCCGGTACCGCTAGGCGTCGTCATTCGGTAGCGAGTCATCCTCATTCCGTCAATAATTCCCAATCCACTCATGCCACGACGACGGCAACGAATACAGCCATGACCGTCACTACCACTGCAacaaccaccaccaccaccaccactaccactATCACCGCCACTACCACAACCACCTCTACCATTACTGCCACCATCACCGCGACCGTTACCGCGACGATCACCACGACCACAACCGCGACAATATCCCATCAGAGAACCCTGTCGCTGCCCTTAGCTGCCGTTATTATCAATCAAACACAACCATCTAAAAGATCCGTTTTACGGT GTGCGACCGGGCGCGACCGATGCGACAGTTTGCCATCGAGGGCTCGTACTACCAGCGAGGGACAACCAACCGCGGTTATATTGAGCCATTCTAGAGGTACTCATATCATGTCTCATGTACCACGACCGCATTCCATGTGTGGACGAGGCCTTTCCCCGCCGATCGCGTCAATGCCCATCAGCCCCGCTTCCGACGTTTGCTCGTCGGACTCGGCCGGATCGTCACCCTCGATGGACGACTGCGGTGATAACATCATGGAGGAAGGCACTGTTTCGAGATACGGACATTCCTTGACGCCCGATGAACCCGTGATCTTGGACAAGAAGGGTGACGACTATGCTCTCTGGTCGACGTCGCATCCGCATCTGAAATACTCGCTAAACTTTAAATCTCATTCGCCCTCTCAG AGTTCCTACGGTGAAATGTACAGTCCCTGCGGCTCGAGTCCTGGCCGCGGTGGCGCGTACATGCCTATGAGCCCAGGGACGACGGTTCACTCGCATTCTCGAGGCTCGTCTCTCGTGGAAGAAAGCAACGTGGACGGTTATGTACCGATGGCACCGGTTGGAGATGACGGTTACGTCGATATGGATCCTGTAAATAGTCACAACGGCCACTTCCCGGACGACATATCGCAGAACGACGGTAGCAGTTGTTCCGTTACCTCCGGTACACCTAGCACGGATCTGCGATTTTCCGAGTATCATCTGGACAAGGTGACCAGTTTCCTCGCACCTGGAGAGGATCTGCAAGCCAGGCCGACTAGAGCTTACTCGGTCGGATCCAGACCGGAACAGGCAAACAGGCATCGTAAAAATAG ATTGGACATCACTCCGCAAGACTCCAATAGAGTACGAGCTTTTTCCGTGGGCAGTCGTTCAAAGAGGCCCGAGATCGGAAGGCTGGCTGGCGTGATCACCGCGCCACTACCAGTCGGTTCGGACAGCTCAAACTCGAACAAGTCAAACTCCGCGCCGTTATTGTCGAGCTCGTGGGGACACAACTCGGGCTGTTCCGGTGCGTCCGATCGCATGGAGGATCTCATGGAACTGGATTTCACAAGGCCCAGTATTCCAACCACTCTCTCCTCGCCTCCGTCATCTTGTTCCCAGTCTCAGTCGCAGTCGCAATCGTATTCTACTGCCACCGATACTAGTTCCTACGTCGACATGTCGCCCGGACAGCCTCCCGTATCGACCACTGCCCCATACGTCGATATGAGTGGCATAAATAAG ATCAATcgcaataacaataacaatacaATCACTGCCAACCACAATCATAGTCATATGCATATACCATTAGCTTTCGCCCACAAGCCCGTAATTACGACTTTAAAGCCGGTAGAGGAGGCAGAAGGACCTTACATGAAGATGGACGGCGGCATGATGGAGGATTGGACGCATTCGAAAGCGAGTCCGAAGCAAGTGTCATCTCCCATGCAAGAGGATACTTGTCAAACGAATGGCCCGCCAG GTAGCACGAGAACGGCACCGGTAGATCTACCGCAACCGAGGCGGCCTCCGGAGGGATACGTCGAGATGTCTTTTAAAGCGCGACCGAGCTTGGAACAGGACTACATAAATATGAGCATGGGCGTGAACAATCGGAACAACCGTAAAACGCGAACGGCCAGCCATAAGGACAAATCGCGGTCGCAACCGATCGCGATCCAGGCGGGCGGCAAGCCGTCCAAGACACCTAGCTTTTTACCTCTGAACGTAAGTCCGACGTCCGAGAGCCTGGTGAGCACGCCCGCCTCTCCGCCGCGAACAACGCCCACGGGCTCTTCGGCCACGATCTTCCCCTTCTCGCTCAATAGCCCGCAGTCGCCGGTAAAACCGTTTACGAATCAGAAGAAAAGCAATGACGTcgtcaacgacgacgtcgacgacgacgtcgacgacgacgtcgatgacgacgacaacgaggaggaagaggaggaggaggagatgaTCGAGAACGACATCGACGTAAACATCTCTAAACGGAACGAGAACAATGACTACGCGGTGATGGAACCTAAGAGGATTCGCGCACCATGTTCCATCCCGCGGACGACGGAAACGAACGACCTCTTGTCGAAAACGAGTAAACGAGAAAACGAGAAGCTATCCAATCCCGTGAACAGGAACATCACGCGGCTCGCGTCGAACAGCTTGTCCACGCAGGAGCGAGGTAGATCCGTTAACCTGATAACTCCGTTAACGAAGAAATTCTCGGATCTCACGATATCGAAACCGCGTCTCGTCACGGCCTCACCGAACACCAGCCCCACTCTGACGGGTTTCAAGCCATCGGTCGTGCAACATCCGAAATCGTCGTCACCCAAGTTCATCGACGAGACTCCCACGTCCACGCCCACGTCTACCCCAACACCTACACCGAGTCCGCTGGACAGCGAAGGTTACGAGAAGCTGCAGCCGGGCGCGACGATCTTGCATTACGCTAGTCTAGATTTGCCGGAGCTCGGTAATCCGGCACCTGTGTCGCCGGCATCAACGCAGGAGGGTTTTACGTATGCCGAGATCGACTTTGCCAGACTCAAACGGAACTAG
- the LOC105280708 gene encoding insulin receptor substrate 4 isoform X2 — protein MSSSKGPTSPSSGPVVLCGHLKKLKTLKKKFFVLRGEAPGCLACLEYYDTKKKFDNKQLPKRSILLHSCFNINKRGDTKHKHVIALYTKDECFCLILESEKDLDDWLKAMLRLQSGDVPDGEQPRPTFEHVWQVTMQRKGLGARKNIHGPYRLCLTDQTLSLVKIGAQDNSDSIEFSLNYIRRCGFADDIFYIEVGRSAVTGDGEFWMAVEDNNIALNMYDVITTAMRNSKSNKDEVGPRQRMRSSSANEASKPISVLQRRHTGQKLHGFSPLGATGRDRCDSLPSRARTTSEGQPTAVILSHSRGTHIMSHVPRPHSMCGRGLSPPIASMPISPASDVCSSDSAGSSPSMDDCGDNIMEEGTVSRYGHSLTPDEPVILDKKGDDYALWSTSHPHLKYSLNFKSHSPSQSSYGEMYSPCGSSPGRGGAYMPMSPGTTVHSHSRGSSLVEESNVDGYVPMAPVGDDGYVDMDPVNSHNGHFPDDISQNDGSSCSVTSGTPSTDLRFSEYHLDKVTSFLAPGEDLQARPTRAYSVGSRPEQANRHRKNRLDITPQDSNRVRAFSVGSRSKRPEIGRLAGVITAPLPVGSDSSNSNKSNSAPLLSSSWGHNSGCSGASDRMEDLMELDFTRPSIPTTLSSPPSSCSQSQSQSQSYSTATDTSSYVDMSPGQPPVSTTAPYVDMSGINKINRNNNNNTITANHNHSHMHIPLAFAHKPVITTLKPVEEAEGPYMKMDGGMMEDWTHSKASPKQVSSPMQEDTCQTNGPPGSTRTAPVDLPQPRRPPEGYVEMSFKARPSLEQDYINMSMGVNNRNNRKTRTASHKDKSRSQPIAIQAGGKPSKTPSFLPLNVSPTSESLVSTPASPPRTTPTGSSATIFPFSLNSPQSPVKPFTNQKKSNDVVNDDVDDDVDDDVDDDDNEEEEEEEEMIENDIDVNISKRNENNDYAVMEPKRIRAPCSIPRTTETNDLLSKTSKRENEKLSNPVNRNITRLASNSLSTQERGRSVNLITPLTKKFSDLTISKPRLVTASPNTSPTLTGFKPSVVQHPKSSSPKFIDETPTSTPTSTPTPTPSPLDSEGYEKLQPGATILHYASLDLPELGNPAPVSPASTQEGFTYAEIDFARLKRN, from the exons ATGTCCTCGAGTAAGGGCCCGACGTCGCCGTCGAGCGGACCCGTGGTCCTCTGCGGCCATCTGAAGAAGCTCAAGACCCTGAAGAAAAAGTTCTTTGTGCTGCGCGGCGAGGCGCCTGGCTGCCTCGCCTGTCTCGAATACTACGACACCAAGAAGAAATTTGACAACAAACAGCTGCCGAAACGCAGTATACTGTTGCACAGCTGCTTCAACATCAACAAGCGCGGCGACACCAAGCACAAACACGTGATTGCGCTCTACACCAAGGACGAGTGCTTCTGCCTGATCCTCGAGAGTGAGAAGGACCTGGACGACTGGCTGAAGGCAATGCTGCGACTCCAGAGCGGGGACGTGCCCGACGGTGAACAACCGCGTCCTACATTTG AGCACGTGTGGCAAGTTACGATGCAGAGAAAGGGGCTGGGGGCACGAAAGAACATTCATGGACCCTACAGATTATGCCTCACCGATCAAACCTTGAGTTTAGTGAAGATTGGAGCACAGGATAATTCCGACTCTATCGAATTTTCT CTAAATTACATCAGACGATGTGGATTCGCGgatgatatattttacatagaaGTCGGCCGATCCGCCGTAACGGGGGACGGTGAATTTTGGATGGCAGTCGAAGACAACAATATCGCGCTTAACATGTACGACGTGATAACGACTGCGATGAGGAATTCCAAGAGCAACAAGGATGAAGTGGGACCTCGTCAGAGGATGCGCAGTTCCTCGGCGAACGAAGCCAGCAAGCCGATATCCGTTCTCCAACGACGACACACCGGTCAAAAGCTTCACGGGTTCTCGCCCCTGG GTGCGACCGGGCGCGACCGATGCGACAGTTTGCCATCGAGGGCTCGTACTACCAGCGAGGGACAACCAACCGCGGTTATATTGAGCCATTCTAGAGGTACTCATATCATGTCTCATGTACCACGACCGCATTCCATGTGTGGACGAGGCCTTTCCCCGCCGATCGCGTCAATGCCCATCAGCCCCGCTTCCGACGTTTGCTCGTCGGACTCGGCCGGATCGTCACCCTCGATGGACGACTGCGGTGATAACATCATGGAGGAAGGCACTGTTTCGAGATACGGACATTCCTTGACGCCCGATGAACCCGTGATCTTGGACAAGAAGGGTGACGACTATGCTCTCTGGTCGACGTCGCATCCGCATCTGAAATACTCGCTAAACTTTAAATCTCATTCGCCCTCTCAG AGTTCCTACGGTGAAATGTACAGTCCCTGCGGCTCGAGTCCTGGCCGCGGTGGCGCGTACATGCCTATGAGCCCAGGGACGACGGTTCACTCGCATTCTCGAGGCTCGTCTCTCGTGGAAGAAAGCAACGTGGACGGTTATGTACCGATGGCACCGGTTGGAGATGACGGTTACGTCGATATGGATCCTGTAAATAGTCACAACGGCCACTTCCCGGACGACATATCGCAGAACGACGGTAGCAGTTGTTCCGTTACCTCCGGTACACCTAGCACGGATCTGCGATTTTCCGAGTATCATCTGGACAAGGTGACCAGTTTCCTCGCACCTGGAGAGGATCTGCAAGCCAGGCCGACTAGAGCTTACTCGGTCGGATCCAGACCGGAACAGGCAAACAGGCATCGTAAAAATAG ATTGGACATCACTCCGCAAGACTCCAATAGAGTACGAGCTTTTTCCGTGGGCAGTCGTTCAAAGAGGCCCGAGATCGGAAGGCTGGCTGGCGTGATCACCGCGCCACTACCAGTCGGTTCGGACAGCTCAAACTCGAACAAGTCAAACTCCGCGCCGTTATTGTCGAGCTCGTGGGGACACAACTCGGGCTGTTCCGGTGCGTCCGATCGCATGGAGGATCTCATGGAACTGGATTTCACAAGGCCCAGTATTCCAACCACTCTCTCCTCGCCTCCGTCATCTTGTTCCCAGTCTCAGTCGCAGTCGCAATCGTATTCTACTGCCACCGATACTAGTTCCTACGTCGACATGTCGCCCGGACAGCCTCCCGTATCGACCACTGCCCCATACGTCGATATGAGTGGCATAAATAAG ATCAATcgcaataacaataacaatacaATCACTGCCAACCACAATCATAGTCATATGCATATACCATTAGCTTTCGCCCACAAGCCCGTAATTACGACTTTAAAGCCGGTAGAGGAGGCAGAAGGACCTTACATGAAGATGGACGGCGGCATGATGGAGGATTGGACGCATTCGAAAGCGAGTCCGAAGCAAGTGTCATCTCCCATGCAAGAGGATACTTGTCAAACGAATGGCCCGCCAG GTAGCACGAGAACGGCACCGGTAGATCTACCGCAACCGAGGCGGCCTCCGGAGGGATACGTCGAGATGTCTTTTAAAGCGCGACCGAGCTTGGAACAGGACTACATAAATATGAGCATGGGCGTGAACAATCGGAACAACCGTAAAACGCGAACGGCCAGCCATAAGGACAAATCGCGGTCGCAACCGATCGCGATCCAGGCGGGCGGCAAGCCGTCCAAGACACCTAGCTTTTTACCTCTGAACGTAAGTCCGACGTCCGAGAGCCTGGTGAGCACGCCCGCCTCTCCGCCGCGAACAACGCCCACGGGCTCTTCGGCCACGATCTTCCCCTTCTCGCTCAATAGCCCGCAGTCGCCGGTAAAACCGTTTACGAATCAGAAGAAAAGCAATGACGTcgtcaacgacgacgtcgacgacgacgtcgacgacgacgtcgatgacgacgacaacgaggaggaagaggaggaggaggagatgaTCGAGAACGACATCGACGTAAACATCTCTAAACGGAACGAGAACAATGACTACGCGGTGATGGAACCTAAGAGGATTCGCGCACCATGTTCCATCCCGCGGACGACGGAAACGAACGACCTCTTGTCGAAAACGAGTAAACGAGAAAACGAGAAGCTATCCAATCCCGTGAACAGGAACATCACGCGGCTCGCGTCGAACAGCTTGTCCACGCAGGAGCGAGGTAGATCCGTTAACCTGATAACTCCGTTAACGAAGAAATTCTCGGATCTCACGATATCGAAACCGCGTCTCGTCACGGCCTCACCGAACACCAGCCCCACTCTGACGGGTTTCAAGCCATCGGTCGTGCAACATCCGAAATCGTCGTCACCCAAGTTCATCGACGAGACTCCCACGTCCACGCCCACGTCTACCCCAACACCTACACCGAGTCCGCTGGACAGCGAAGGTTACGAGAAGCTGCAGCCGGGCGCGACGATCTTGCATTACGCTAGTCTAGATTTGCCGGAGCTCGGTAATCCGGCACCTGTGTCGCCGGCATCAACGCAGGAGGGTTTTACGTATGCCGAGATCGACTTTGCCAGACTCAAACGGAACTAG
- the LOC105280708 gene encoding insulin receptor substrate 1 isoform X1 produces the protein MSSSKGPTSPSSGPVVLCGHLKKLKTLKKKFFVLRGEAPGCLACLEYYDTKKKFDNKQLPKRSILLHSCFNINKRGDTKHKHVIALYTKDECFCLILESEKDLDDWLKAMLRLQSGDVPDGEQPRPTFEHVWQVTMQRKGLGARKNIHGPYRLCLTDQTLSLVKIGAQDNSDSIEFSLNYIRRCGFADDIFYIEVGRSAVTGDGEFWMAVEDNNIALNMYDVITTAMRNSKSNKDEVGPRQRMRSSSANEASKPISVLQRRHTGQKLHGFSPLEEQKTHKEQVEPLQEQTVTSSAPTQCSQSRSTSSANTVTGATGRDRCDSLPSRARTTSEGQPTAVILSHSRGTHIMSHVPRPHSMCGRGLSPPIASMPISPASDVCSSDSAGSSPSMDDCGDNIMEEGTVSRYGHSLTPDEPVILDKKGDDYALWSTSHPHLKYSLNFKSHSPSQSSYGEMYSPCGSSPGRGGAYMPMSPGTTVHSHSRGSSLVEESNVDGYVPMAPVGDDGYVDMDPVNSHNGHFPDDISQNDGSSCSVTSGTPSTDLRFSEYHLDKVTSFLAPGEDLQARPTRAYSVGSRPEQANRHRKNRLDITPQDSNRVRAFSVGSRSKRPEIGRLAGVITAPLPVGSDSSNSNKSNSAPLLSSSWGHNSGCSGASDRMEDLMELDFTRPSIPTTLSSPPSSCSQSQSQSQSYSTATDTSSYVDMSPGQPPVSTTAPYVDMSGINKINRNNNNNTITANHNHSHMHIPLAFAHKPVITTLKPVEEAEGPYMKMDGGMMEDWTHSKASPKQVSSPMQEDTCQTNGPPGSTRTAPVDLPQPRRPPEGYVEMSFKARPSLEQDYINMSMGVNNRNNRKTRTASHKDKSRSQPIAIQAGGKPSKTPSFLPLNVSPTSESLVSTPASPPRTTPTGSSATIFPFSLNSPQSPVKPFTNQKKSNDVVNDDVDDDVDDDVDDDDNEEEEEEEEMIENDIDVNISKRNENNDYAVMEPKRIRAPCSIPRTTETNDLLSKTSKRENEKLSNPVNRNITRLASNSLSTQERGRSVNLITPLTKKFSDLTISKPRLVTASPNTSPTLTGFKPSVVQHPKSSSPKFIDETPTSTPTSTPTPTPSPLDSEGYEKLQPGATILHYASLDLPELGNPAPVSPASTQEGFTYAEIDFARLKRN, from the exons ATGTCCTCGAGTAAGGGCCCGACGTCGCCGTCGAGCGGACCCGTGGTCCTCTGCGGCCATCTGAAGAAGCTCAAGACCCTGAAGAAAAAGTTCTTTGTGCTGCGCGGCGAGGCGCCTGGCTGCCTCGCCTGTCTCGAATACTACGACACCAAGAAGAAATTTGACAACAAACAGCTGCCGAAACGCAGTATACTGTTGCACAGCTGCTTCAACATCAACAAGCGCGGCGACACCAAGCACAAACACGTGATTGCGCTCTACACCAAGGACGAGTGCTTCTGCCTGATCCTCGAGAGTGAGAAGGACCTGGACGACTGGCTGAAGGCAATGCTGCGACTCCAGAGCGGGGACGTGCCCGACGGTGAACAACCGCGTCCTACATTTG AGCACGTGTGGCAAGTTACGATGCAGAGAAAGGGGCTGGGGGCACGAAAGAACATTCATGGACCCTACAGATTATGCCTCACCGATCAAACCTTGAGTTTAGTGAAGATTGGAGCACAGGATAATTCCGACTCTATCGAATTTTCT CTAAATTACATCAGACGATGTGGATTCGCGgatgatatattttacatagaaGTCGGCCGATCCGCCGTAACGGGGGACGGTGAATTTTGGATGGCAGTCGAAGACAACAATATCGCGCTTAACATGTACGACGTGATAACGACTGCGATGAGGAATTCCAAGAGCAACAAGGATGAAGTGGGACCTCGTCAGAGGATGCGCAGTTCCTCGGCGAACGAAGCCAGCAAGCCGATATCCGTTCTCCAACGACGACACACCGGTCAAAAGCTTCACGGGTTCTCGCCCCTGG AGGAACAGAAGACACACAAGGAACAAGTGGAACCATTGCAAGAACAGACCGTTACTTCCTCTGCTCCCACACAGTGTAGTCAATCTCGGAGTACCTCCTCCGCCAATACAGTCACGG GTGCGACCGGGCGCGACCGATGCGACAGTTTGCCATCGAGGGCTCGTACTACCAGCGAGGGACAACCAACCGCGGTTATATTGAGCCATTCTAGAGGTACTCATATCATGTCTCATGTACCACGACCGCATTCCATGTGTGGACGAGGCCTTTCCCCGCCGATCGCGTCAATGCCCATCAGCCCCGCTTCCGACGTTTGCTCGTCGGACTCGGCCGGATCGTCACCCTCGATGGACGACTGCGGTGATAACATCATGGAGGAAGGCACTGTTTCGAGATACGGACATTCCTTGACGCCCGATGAACCCGTGATCTTGGACAAGAAGGGTGACGACTATGCTCTCTGGTCGACGTCGCATCCGCATCTGAAATACTCGCTAAACTTTAAATCTCATTCGCCCTCTCAG AGTTCCTACGGTGAAATGTACAGTCCCTGCGGCTCGAGTCCTGGCCGCGGTGGCGCGTACATGCCTATGAGCCCAGGGACGACGGTTCACTCGCATTCTCGAGGCTCGTCTCTCGTGGAAGAAAGCAACGTGGACGGTTATGTACCGATGGCACCGGTTGGAGATGACGGTTACGTCGATATGGATCCTGTAAATAGTCACAACGGCCACTTCCCGGACGACATATCGCAGAACGACGGTAGCAGTTGTTCCGTTACCTCCGGTACACCTAGCACGGATCTGCGATTTTCCGAGTATCATCTGGACAAGGTGACCAGTTTCCTCGCACCTGGAGAGGATCTGCAAGCCAGGCCGACTAGAGCTTACTCGGTCGGATCCAGACCGGAACAGGCAAACAGGCATCGTAAAAATAG ATTGGACATCACTCCGCAAGACTCCAATAGAGTACGAGCTTTTTCCGTGGGCAGTCGTTCAAAGAGGCCCGAGATCGGAAGGCTGGCTGGCGTGATCACCGCGCCACTACCAGTCGGTTCGGACAGCTCAAACTCGAACAAGTCAAACTCCGCGCCGTTATTGTCGAGCTCGTGGGGACACAACTCGGGCTGTTCCGGTGCGTCCGATCGCATGGAGGATCTCATGGAACTGGATTTCACAAGGCCCAGTATTCCAACCACTCTCTCCTCGCCTCCGTCATCTTGTTCCCAGTCTCAGTCGCAGTCGCAATCGTATTCTACTGCCACCGATACTAGTTCCTACGTCGACATGTCGCCCGGACAGCCTCCCGTATCGACCACTGCCCCATACGTCGATATGAGTGGCATAAATAAG ATCAATcgcaataacaataacaatacaATCACTGCCAACCACAATCATAGTCATATGCATATACCATTAGCTTTCGCCCACAAGCCCGTAATTACGACTTTAAAGCCGGTAGAGGAGGCAGAAGGACCTTACATGAAGATGGACGGCGGCATGATGGAGGATTGGACGCATTCGAAAGCGAGTCCGAAGCAAGTGTCATCTCCCATGCAAGAGGATACTTGTCAAACGAATGGCCCGCCAG GTAGCACGAGAACGGCACCGGTAGATCTACCGCAACCGAGGCGGCCTCCGGAGGGATACGTCGAGATGTCTTTTAAAGCGCGACCGAGCTTGGAACAGGACTACATAAATATGAGCATGGGCGTGAACAATCGGAACAACCGTAAAACGCGAACGGCCAGCCATAAGGACAAATCGCGGTCGCAACCGATCGCGATCCAGGCGGGCGGCAAGCCGTCCAAGACACCTAGCTTTTTACCTCTGAACGTAAGTCCGACGTCCGAGAGCCTGGTGAGCACGCCCGCCTCTCCGCCGCGAACAACGCCCACGGGCTCTTCGGCCACGATCTTCCCCTTCTCGCTCAATAGCCCGCAGTCGCCGGTAAAACCGTTTACGAATCAGAAGAAAAGCAATGACGTcgtcaacgacgacgtcgacgacgacgtcgacgacgacgtcgatgacgacgacaacgaggaggaagaggaggaggaggagatgaTCGAGAACGACATCGACGTAAACATCTCTAAACGGAACGAGAACAATGACTACGCGGTGATGGAACCTAAGAGGATTCGCGCACCATGTTCCATCCCGCGGACGACGGAAACGAACGACCTCTTGTCGAAAACGAGTAAACGAGAAAACGAGAAGCTATCCAATCCCGTGAACAGGAACATCACGCGGCTCGCGTCGAACAGCTTGTCCACGCAGGAGCGAGGTAGATCCGTTAACCTGATAACTCCGTTAACGAAGAAATTCTCGGATCTCACGATATCGAAACCGCGTCTCGTCACGGCCTCACCGAACACCAGCCCCACTCTGACGGGTTTCAAGCCATCGGTCGTGCAACATCCGAAATCGTCGTCACCCAAGTTCATCGACGAGACTCCCACGTCCACGCCCACGTCTACCCCAACACCTACACCGAGTCCGCTGGACAGCGAAGGTTACGAGAAGCTGCAGCCGGGCGCGACGATCTTGCATTACGCTAGTCTAGATTTGCCGGAGCTCGGTAATCCGGCACCTGTGTCGCCGGCATCAACGCAGGAGGGTTTTACGTATGCCGAGATCGACTTTGCCAGACTCAAACGGAACTAG